One region of Oryzias latipes chromosome 6, ASM223467v1 genomic DNA includes:
- the LOC101175563 gene encoding calcium/calmodulin-dependent protein kinase type 1D — MAKENGESSNGSWKKIVDDVKKIFDFKEVLGTGAFSEVVMAREKATGKMVAIKCIPKKALKGKETSIENEIAVLRKIKHENIVALEDIYESSNHLYLIMQLVSGGELFDRIVEKGFYTEMDASRLIRQVLDAVNYLHSMGIVHRDLKPENLLYFSPHDDSKIMISDFGLSKMEGTGGVMATACGTPGYVAPEVLAQKPYSKAVDCWSIGVIAYILLCGYPPFYDENDSKLFEQILKADYEFDAPYWDDISDSAKDFISCLMEKDPEKRFTCDQALEHPWIAGDTALCKNIHESVSRQMRKNFAKSKWRQAFNATAVIRHMRRLQLGTSFGSSIQSSNSVPSPQGRAPAKSQSVDCAPLSLKDCPPISPLPSAVRVFNQDSDASAPAPRDDSPAVAEPPRPRPSTVTVIHTGTK, encoded by the exons tggtGCTTTTTCTGAGGTCGTGATGGCTCGGGAGAAGGCCACAGGAAAGATGGTTGCAATCAAGTGCATTCCCAAAAAAGCTCTCAAGGGGAAGGAAACGAGCATCGAGAACGAAATTGCCGTTCTCAGGAA GATAAAGCATGAAAATATAGTGGCTCTGGAAGACATCTATGAGAGCTCGAATCACCTTTACCTCATAATGCAGCT GGTGTCTGGAGGTGAACTCTTTGATCGGATTGTGGAAAAGGGTTTCTACACAGAGATGGATGCCAGTAGGCTCATTCGGCAGGTTTTGGATGCAGTCAACTACCTGCACTCCATGGGAATAGTGCACAGAGACCTGAAG CCTGAGAACTTGCTGTACTTTAGTCCTCATGATGACTCCAAGATCATGATCAGTGACTTTGGCCTGTCAAAGATGGAGGGAACGGGTGGCGTCATGGCCACGGCCTGCGGGACTCCTGGATACGTGG CTCCAGAGGTTCTGGCACAGAAGCCCTACAGCAAAGCCGTGGACTGTTGGTCCATTGGAGTCATTGCTTACATCCT GCTTTGTGGCTACCCCCCTTTCTACGACGAGAATGACTCAAAGCTCTTTGAGCAGATTCTCAAGGCAGATTATGAGTTTGACGCACCATATTGGGACGACATATCCGATTCAG CCAAAGACTTCATCAGCTGTCTGATGGAGAAGGACCCGGAGAAGAGGTTCACGTGCGATCAGGCTCTTGAGCACCCCTG GATCGCTGGAGACACCGCTTTGTGTAAGAACATCCACGAGTCAGTCAGCCGGCAGATGAGGAAAAACTTTGCCAAAAGCAAGTGGAGG CAAGCTTTTAACGCCACAGCTGTGATCCGCCACATGAGGCGCCTGCAGCTGGGCACCAGCTTTGGCAGCAGCATCCAAAGCTCCAACTCTGTGCCGAGCCCTCAGGGCCGAGCTCCAGCCAAGAGCCAGTCCGTGGACTGCGCGCCGCTCTCCCTGAAGGACT GTCCTCCTATATCACCTCTACCATCTGCTGTTAGAGTGTTCAATCAGGACTCTGATGCCTCCGCTCCGGCTCCACGGGATGACTCTCCAGCGGTGGCTGAGCCGCCACGACCGCGACCCTCCACTGTTACCGTCATCCACACGGGGACTAAATGA
- the LOC101163972 gene encoding unique cartilage matrix-associated protein-like isoform X2, with protein MKMSWTHATPLALLAVFVVLSSSPEADSAAVASSTGSVTDPQGPLKRIFMKEADAANFFRRRSRRAVKSQDELDAEQRQVIAADERKREFHEEKRNEFESYAEEDNDEVNERSRESTEQWREFQYDGVHPPHEDNRHSN; from the exons atgaagatgtcTTGGACACACGCAACCCCCCTGGCCCTCCTTGCTGTGTTTGTTGTACTCTCCT CGTCTCCAGAGGCCGACTCTGCAGCTGTGGCCAGCAGCACAGGCAGCGTTACGGATCCTCAGG GTCCGCTGAAGAGGATCTTCATGAAAGAGGCAGACGCTGCAAACTTCTTCAGGAGGCGCAGCAGACGGGCTGTGAAGTCTCAGGATGAGCTTGACG ctgAGCAGAGGCAGGTTATAGCTGCTGATGAGCGGAAGAGAGAATTTCATGAGGAGAAGAGGAACGAGTTTGAGAGCTACGCCGAGGAGGATAACGACG AGGTAAACGAGAGAAGCAGAGAGAGTACGGAACAGTGGAGAGAGTTCCAGTACGACGGCGTGCATCCACCCCACGAGGACAACCGCCACTCCAACTGA
- the LOC101163972 gene encoding unique cartilage matrix-associated protein-like isoform X1 produces MQSRENRPRGPFQPQEGTHLTKFFSSPEADSAAVASSTGSVTDPQGPLKRIFMKEADAANFFRRRSRRAVKSQDELDAEQRQVIAADERKREFHEEKRNEFESYAEEDNDEVNERSRESTEQWREFQYDGVHPPHEDNRHSN; encoded by the exons ATGCAGAGCAGAGAGAACCGGCCCAGGGGCCCATTTCAGCCTCAAGAGGGGACACATTTAACAAAATTCTTCT CGTCTCCAGAGGCCGACTCTGCAGCTGTGGCCAGCAGCACAGGCAGCGTTACGGATCCTCAGG GTCCGCTGAAGAGGATCTTCATGAAAGAGGCAGACGCTGCAAACTTCTTCAGGAGGCGCAGCAGACGGGCTGTGAAGTCTCAGGATGAGCTTGACG ctgAGCAGAGGCAGGTTATAGCTGCTGATGAGCGGAAGAGAGAATTTCATGAGGAGAAGAGGAACGAGTTTGAGAGCTACGCCGAGGAGGATAACGACG AGGTAAACGAGAGAAGCAGAGAGAGTACGGAACAGTGGAGAGAGTTCCAGTACGACGGCGTGCATCCACCCCACGAGGACAACCGCCACTCCAACTGA